From one Culex quinquefasciatus strain JHB chromosome 3, VPISU_Cqui_1.0_pri_paternal, whole genome shotgun sequence genomic stretch:
- the LOC6035005 gene encoding TATA-binding protein-associated factor 172, with protein MMRPSQNNRRGSEVMREKKKWINSEWARRNGPQFPCRPHRSNNGSADGEPDKKRAKLDAKGEIVSFAEPVPDLTGAWVDATDWPLESFCSKLYLDLFSPRWETRHGSATALRELLRNHCDGAGKSIYMTQQQMEEQHQLWLEDATLRLLCVLALDRFGDFVSDQVVAPVRETCAQVLGTVLKQLPIEKVHKTVNILLTFIKQKDWEVRHGGLLGIKYMLVVREDLVQTFLPLIINDVLTGLFDSVDDVGAVAASTLIPIASWLPKLLNKGQVSHIVKLLWDLLLDQDELASACNSFMGLLAAILSLPNASSWIQMEPMSILVPRLWPFLSHCTSSVRRSTLATLKTLTQNNNDSSTNNGINGKATSVIVSTAEALAKAATETNIILQADPAENLVLNFGVQEWPPALLQEALRHIFQRVLVEHVEDIQSLAEEVWNNLVGNAELSALLHASCPYVASWLCLAMQPVRLAFDPSSLIYAKPTQPSQLKERRRQFDSFESTSTTPSRQKLFLGGSETIPVDIREKNVIRARIKTSKMIGLLSRYLVLPAPGVVYTPEIESPIDCYTKVLLGYLQSRSALQRLIASLVIAFWCSYDPSAYPGPPSLQDRLKVCLNDYVYYDEVAILFTRLLQESRDYLATLKQHKIQFAELENLKVLSLDQIFQLCTVLSENLKTRYGLKTKIAEMLDERRRGLFNSHASTSLEQNTLHISTQASLAGAVVSLHCLPEKLNPVVKPLMESIKREECELLQKLAAKYLAELLEQVTVRNPCPNNKIVSNLCMLLKSDTDFTPKLVIPEREMRHYDPANTGDTNPYHGIITLMNQQKTKENGASGSRGPGRPTSVTTDVLTVEETLNENEETSRKNARTQRLGATHAITTICSYFKESLPLKLPIVWQLMTEKILMIVVDSYIDRLSRELISAEETNEFMTSLQLIEVSARHVHRSLHEKLFELLPKLCLLLRHPLKSIRHMVGRCLATLAMVDTQVVMTMVINDIVPMLNSIENVIKRQGAAEAIACIVSQLQLQIVPYVVLLVVPLLGRMSDPDQSVRLVSTHCFASLIQLMPLDGISPDARGLSDELKDRKLKDKEFLEYLFTPKTIPDFKIPVKINAELRSYQQSGVNWLWFLNKYKLHGILCDDMGLGKTLQAICILAGDHYQRSLDPKISKLPSLVICPPTLTGHWVYEVEKFMPTRFLRPLHYVGLPVDRERLRNKLGTYNLIVASYEIVRKDIEFFSSVHWNYCVLDEGHIIKNGRTKSSKAIKQLVANHRLILSGTPIQNNVLELWSLFDFLMPGFLGTEKQFSTRFSRPILASRDPKSSPKEQEAGALAMEALHRQVLPFLLRRVKEDVLTDLPPKITQDLLCELSPLQERLYEDFSRTHLNSDIRECLENIDGQMVSKKTHVFQALRYLQNVCNHPKLVLQPSHPEYQSIVSEFSRNSSSLDDIEHSAKLPALKQLLLDCGIGTNEDMSVNQHRALIFCQLKAMLDIIENDLLKKHLPAVSYLRLDGGVPPSSRHQIVTKFNGDPSIDVLLLTTQVGGLGLNLTGADTVIFVEHDWNPMKDLQAMDRAHRIGQKKVVNVYRLITRKSLEEKIMGLQKFKLLTANTIVSDENASMETMGTDQLLDLFALSDDSRKLSKNETSSTSGGGSGGDSNGSNGAPSTVRNMLESLPELWDDKQYHEEYDLSQFLEGLKKT; from the exons ATGATGCGGCCATCTCAGAATAACCGAAGGGGATCCGAGGTGATGCGCGAGAAGAAGAAGTGGATCAACTCAGAGTGGGCCCGCAGGA ACGGCCCGCAATTTCCGTGTCGACCGCACCGAAGTAACAACGGTTCCGCCGATGGCGAACCGGACAAGAAACGAGCGAAGCTCGATGCAAAGGGTGAAATTGTGAGCTTCGCCGAACCGGTGCCGGATTTAACGGGCGCGTGGGTAGACGCAACGGATTGGCCGCTGGAATCGTTCTGTTCGAAGCTGTACCTCGATCTGTTCAGCCCGAGGTGGGAAACGAGACATGGTTCCGCCACAGCGTTGCGGGAACTGCTTCGGAATCATTGCGATGGCGCCGGGAAGAGTATTTACATGACACAACAGCAGATGGAAGAGCAGCACCAGCTTTGGCTGGAAGACGCCACGTTGCGATTGCTGTGTGTGCTGGCACTGGATCGATTCGGAGATTTTGTGTCCGACCAGGTGGTGGCTCCCGTGCGGGAAACGTGCGCCCAAGTTCTTGGAACCGTCCTGAAGCAGCTGCCCATTGAAAAGGTCCACAAAACGGTCAACATTTTGCTGACCTTCATCAAGCAAAAAGACTGGGAAGTTCGTCACGGTGGGCTGTTGGGAATCAAGTACATGCTGGTAGTTCGTGAAGATCTCGTTCAGACGTTCCTGCCTTTGATCATCAACGATGTGCTGACGGGTTTGTTCGACTCGGTTGACGATGTCGGGGCTGTGGCAGCGTCTACGCTCATACCGATCGCTTCCTGGCTGCCAAAACTACTGAACAAAGGCCAAGTCTCCCACATTGTCAAGCTGCTGTGGGACCTGCTACTGGACCAAGATGAGCTGGCATCCGCTTGCAACAGTTTCATGGGCCTACTAGCGGCGATCCTATCTCTTCCCAACGCTTCCAGCTGGATTCAGATGGAACCGATGTCGATTCTGGTTCCCCGGCTGTGGCCTTTTCTTAGCCATTGCACCTCGTCGGTTCGCCGATCCACACTGGCCACGCTGAAAACGTTAACACAAAACAACAACGATTCATCGACAAACAACGGAATCAACGGTAAAGCCACCTCCGTCATCGTCAGCACTGCTGAAGCCCTGGCAAAGGCGGCCACCGAAACAAACATCATCCTCCAGGCGGATCCAGCcgaaaatttggttttaaaCTTTGGCGTACAGGAGTGGCCGCCGGCGCTGCTACAGGAAGCATTGCGTCACATATTCCAACGCGTGTTGGTAGAACACGTCGAGGACATTCAATCCCTCGCGGAAGAAGTGTGGAACAACTTGGTAGGCAACGCAGAACTATCCGCCCTTCTGCACGCTTCCTGTCCGTACGTGGCCTCGTGGCTCTGCCTTGCAATGCAACCAGTTCGTCTAGCATTTGATCCATCCTCGTTGATTTACGCCAAACCAACGCAACCGTCCCAGTTGAAAGAACGTCGACGCCAGTTTGATTCGTTCGAATCCACCAGCACTACTCCCTCCCGTCAGAAGCTGTTCCTCGGCGGGTCGGAAACCATCCCGGTTGACATCCGCGAAAAGAACGTCATTCGCGCGAGGATCAAGACTTCCAAAATGATCGGCCTGCTGTCCCGCTACCTGGTTCTGCCGGCTCCCGGTGTGGTGTACACGCCGGAAATAGAAAGTCCCATCGATTGCTATACCAAAGTGTTGTTAGGTTACCTGCAGTCGCGTTCGGCGCTGCAACGACTGATCGCAAGTCTCGTGATTGCGTTCTGGTGCTCGTACGATCCGAGCGCATACCCGGGACCACCGTCGCTGCAAGATCGGCTGAAGGTCTGCTTGAATGATTACGTGTATTACGACGAAGTTGCCATACTTTTCACCAGACTGCTGCAGGAAAGCCGAGACTATCTGGCAACGTTGAAGCAGCACAAGATTCAGTTTGCAGAGTTGGAAAATCTGAAGGTTCTCAGCTTGGATCAAATCTTCCAGCTGTGCACGGTGTTGTCGGAGAACCTAAAGACCCGCTACGGACTGAAGACGAAAATTGCGGAAATGTTGGACGAGCGGCGCCGAGGACTGTTCAACTCCCACGCGAGCACTTCGCTGGAGCAGAACACGCTGCACATCAGCACGCAAGCATCCCTGGCCGGGGCAGTGGTCAGTCTGCACTGCCTGCCGGAGAAATTGAACCCCGTGGTGAAACCGTTGATGGAGTCTATAAAGAGGGAAGAGTGCGAGTTGTTACAGAAGTTGGCGGCTAAATATTTGGCTGAACTGCTAGAGCAGGTGACGGTGCGCAATCCTTGCCCGAACAATAAAATTGTTTCCAATCTGTGCATGCTGTTGAAAAGCGACACGGACTTCACGCCAAAGTTGGTCATTCCCGAGCGGGAAATGCGCCACTATGATCCGGCAAACACGGGCGATACCAACCCGTACCACGGAATTATAACCCTGATGAATCAGCAGAAAACCAAGGAGAACGGAGCGTCGGGATCCCGAGGACCGGGGAGGCCAACGTCGGTCACAACGGACGTGCTGACTGTCGAGGAAACGCTGAACGAGAACGAAGAAACTAGTCGTAAGAATGCTCGAACTCAGCGCCTTGGTGCAACCCACGCCATCACCACGATCTGTTCGTACTTCAAGGAATCGCTGCCGCTGAAGCTTCCAATTGTTTGGCAGTTGATGACGGAGAAAATTCTCATGATAGTGGTCGACAGCTACATCGATCGGTTGAGTCGGGAGTTGATCTCTGCGGAGGAAACCAATGAGTTCATGACCTCGCTGCAGTTGATCGAAGTTTCAGCACGGCACGTCCATCGTTCGTTGCACGAGAAGCTGTTTGAGCTGTTGCCGAAGCTGTGTCTGCTGTTGAGACATCCGCTAAAGTCGATTCGCCACATGGTCGGTCGCTGCTTGGCGACGCTGGCCATGGTTGACACGCAGGTGGTCATGACCATGGTCATTAACGACATCGTTCCGATGCTGAACTCCATCGAGAATGTCATCAAACGGCAGGGAGCTGCTGAGGCGATAGCTTGCATCGTAAGCCAGCTGCAGCTGCAGATTGTCCCTTACGTGGTGTTGTTGGTGGTTCCGTTGCTGGGCAGGATGAGCGACCCGGACCAATCGGTACGGCTGGTTTCGACGCACTGCTTTGCATCGCTGATTCAACTGATGCCGTTGGATGGCATTTCACCGGATGCTCGCGGACTGTCGGACGAGCTCAAGGATCGTAAGCTGAAGGACAAGGAATTCCTCGAGTATTTGTTCACGCCGAAAACCATCCCAGATTTTAAGATTCCGGTCAAGATAAACGCCGAGCTGCGCAGCTACCAGCAGTCGGGCGTCAACTGGCTGTGGTTCCTCAACAAGTACAAACTACATGGCATTCTCTGTGACGACATGGGTCTGGGAAAGACTTTGCAGGCGATTTGCATTTTAGCCGGCGATCACTACCAGCGCAGTTTGGATCcgaaaatttccaaattgcCAAGTTTGGTCATTTGTCCGCCGACTCTCACCGGGCACTGGGTGTACGAGGTGGAAAAGTTCATGCCAACCCGATTCTTGCGTCCGCTCCATTACGTTGGGCTGCCGGTAGACCGTGAGCGGCTACGCAATAAGCTAGGCACATACAATTTGATTGTTGCTTCCTACGAAATAGTGCGCAAAGACATCGAGTTCTTCAGTTCCGTCCACTGGAACTACTGCGTCCTGGATGAAGGCCATATTATCAAGAACGGCAGAACGAAAAGCTCCAAAGCCATTAAGCAGCTGGTAGCGAACCACCGGTTGATTCTGTCGGGAACTCCGATCCAGAACAACGTGCTGGAGTTGTGGTCGCTGTTTGACTTTTTGATGCCCGGCTTTCTGGGCACCGAGAAGCAGTTCAGCACCCGCTTTTCCCGCCCAATACTGGCAAGTCGTGATCCAAAGAGCTCCCCGAAGGAGCAGGAAGCGGGTGCACTGGCCATGGAAGCTCTCCACCGGCAAGTTCTGCCGTTTTTGCTGCGTCGCGTAAAGGAAGACGTCCTGACGGATCTACCACCGAAGATCACGCAAGATCTGCTGTGCGAGCTCAGCCCGCTGCAGGAGCGGCTCTACGAGGACTTTAGCCGGACGCATCTCAACTCGGACATACGTGAGTGCCTCGAGAACATTGACGGTCAGATGGTCAGCAAGAAGACGCACGTTTTTCAAGCACTTCG GTACCTACAAAATGTTTGCAACCATCCTAAGCTTGTTCTACAACCGTCCCATCCCGAGTACCAAAGCATTGTGTCCGAGTTTAGCCGGAACAGCAGCTCGCTGGACGACATCGAGCATTCGGCTAAGCTGCCGGCGCTCAA ACAATTGCTGCTGGACTGCGGCATCGGCACCAACGAGGACATGTCGGTGAATCAGCACCGGGCGTTGATTTTCTGCCAGCTGAAAGCCatgctggacatcatcgagaaTGACTTGCTGAAGAAGCACCTGCCGGCGGTTTCCTACCTGCGGCTGGACGGCGGTGTGCCGCCCAGTTCGCGTCACCAAATTGTGACCAAATTCAACGGCGATCCCAGCATTGACGTGCTGCTGCTGACGACTCAG GTTGGTGGTCTCGGGTTGAATCTGACCGGTGCCGATACGGTTATTTTCGTCGAGCACGACTGGAACCCGATGAAGGATCTACAGGCGATGGATCGTGCCCACCGAATTGGTCAGAAGAAGGTGGTCAACGTGTACCGTCTCATAACGCGCAAGTCGCTGGAGGAGAAGATTATGGGGCTGCAAAAGTTCAAGCTGCTGACGGCCAACACGATCGTCAGCGACGAGAACGCATCGATGGAAACGATGGGCACCGACCAGCTGTTGGACCTGTTTGCGCTGAGCGACGATAGCCGTAAGTTGAGTAAAAATGAAACGAGTTCTACCAGCGGTGGTGGCTCTGGTGGGGATTCTAACGGCAGCAACGGAGCGCCTTCCACCGTCAGAAATATGCTAGAGAGCCTCCCGGAACTGTGGGACGATAAGCAGTACCACGAAGAGTACGACTTGTCCCAGTTCCTGGAGGGACTGAAGAAAACCTAG